Part of the Aquimarina sp. MAR_2010_214 genome is shown below.
ACTACTCAAAAATTCTTCCAGGTATTTTTATATCATTTTGGGCGATTATTATCCTATAGCATCATTGGATTATTCTTTGGAATCATAGGAAAGAGCTTAAACCTTTTTGGGTTACAGCAAAAATTATCTATTGCAGTTGGTGTTTTGATGATTATAATTGTACTGATCCCCTATCAAACCTTTTCCAAATACAATTTCTCAAAACCAATCTATAAAATTATCTCCAAAGTCAAAAACGCACTGGGTACAGCTCTAAAAAAGAAAACTCCAGATACTTTTCTCTCTATTGGTTTCTTAAATGGTTTTTTGCCCTGTGGTTTGGTTTATATGGCGGTTTTTGGAGCCATTGCTTCTGGTCATATCCTCAAAGGTAGTTTGTATATGACTTTTTTTGGATTAGGAACTATACCCTTAATGACAATGGCTGTATATGCTGGTAATTTTTTAAACAGAAAAGCCCGGCAACACATTCAAAAAATGATTCCTGTATTTGTAGTCATAATCGGATTGTTATTTATCATACGAGGTCTTGGATTAGGGATCCCATATCTTTCTCCTAAACCTATAACCGAAATAGTTTCTGCAAATTTCGAGTGTCACTAATTACTTGCTTTGATAGGGTTTATTATTGTTTTTAAGAAGAGTACTTTTTTAAAACCAATATTCAATTCTATAGCAACAGTCGCAAATATGATATTTTTAATGGTTTACTCATATTTTACTTCATAAGGCTTCTTAAATACACCCTTAATAACCCAATGCATTTATATCATCATTCTTATGCATTACCCAAAGGCTCATATGGTGTAAATTTTGGAATTAGTTAAGTCTTTGGGATTATATCTTTAAGACCAGTTATATACCTGAGGATAGCAGAACAATAGTATTAGGTTTTTCTGGTGATGAAAAAGTACCTGAAAATTTTATTGGTCAAAGCATCAAAACAGGAAAAAGAATAGTTTTTCAAGTTTTTAATACGGTCAAACAGTCATCGAAAACAACATTGTCTCTGGTATTTTGCGTTGTAACCTAAGGTCAAAAGCCATACAAATATTACGAACAAAAGGCCTACCTTTTTCTGTAACGTGTATATGAGAATCATCTATAACTAATAATTGATCTGCTTCCAATTCTTTTAAATTCTGTAAAACCTCTGGCAACTCTTTAAAATACATATGATCATCTTCCCATTTGGTACTGAAATGACACATCAAATTAAGAATATGTTTTCGTATAATCTGATCTTCTAAAGTTAAAATATGCCCTCGATAAACCGGGATAATACCTTCTTTTACTAAATGTTGGTACTCTTCTACTCCCTTTACATTTTGCGCAAAACCATACCAACTATCACTAATTGCAGATACTCCCAAACCAATCATTGCATGCGTTTTGGAAGCAGTATATCCCATAAAATTACGATGCAGTGTTTGATTTTCCATAGATTGGTATAGTGAATCATTTTTTAAGGCAAAATGATCCATACCGATTTCTACATAACCTACTTCCGATAGTAATTTTTTTCCAACCTCATATTGCTTTCGCTTTTGCTCTCCTGTTGGAAGATCTGATTCGTTAAAACCGCGTTGTCCATTACCTTTCTGCCATGGTACGTGTGCATAACTGTAGAATGCTAATCGATCAGGCAATAGTTCTTTTGTCTTTAAAATAGTACTAACTACTGCTTCTTGTGTTTGAAAAGGTAATCCAAAAATAATATCATGTCCAACAGAGGTGAAACCAATTTCTCTGGCAGTCTCTGTTACATATTTCACATTTTCAAACGGTTGAATTCTATGGATTGCTCTTTGTACCGTTTCATTATAATCCTGTACACCAAAACTTACTCTTCTGAAACCAACATCATACAATGCTTGCAAATGTTCTCGGGTGGTATTATTTGGATGTCCTTCAAAACTTAATTCACAATCTTCTGCTCGTTCTACTCCCGAGAAAATACCATTAATTAAATATTGTAAGTTTTCGGGTGAAAAAAATGTGGGTGTACCTCCTCCCAAATGCAATTCTTTAATTCTGGGTTTATTCTCAAAAATATTAAGGTACAATTGCCATTCTTTTAAAACCGTATTGATATAAGGTTCTTCTACATCATGTCGTTTTGTAATACGTTTATTACATCCGCAAAAAGTACACATACTCTCACAAAATGGCAAATGGATGTATAGACTTATCCCATCTGTATCATTACTTTCTGCAAATGATTGTTGTATCGAAGTTGTCCATTTCTTTAATGAAAAAGTATCAATGTCCCAATAAGGAACAGTAGGATAACTTGTATATCGCGGTCCCGGAATATTATATTTGTGAATTAAATTTGCACCCATTTTATTGTTTTTTGAACTATTCTCGATTGTCAACTTAAACCTAGTTGATGATATAACCCGACTATTTCTTCTTTCACTATTTATAAGTCACTCACTCATGCAATACCAGGAAAGGGATATTAATATGATAGCTTATTTTTTCGACTGTAGGGTGAAATAAAATACGTTGGAAGAAATTGAGGTTTTTGGCAATCATAGTAATCATATCGATGTCTCTACTTTCAACAAAACATTGTATGGCTTCTTCAATATTTGGATTAGACAGGAAGTGAAAACTATGCTCTATTTCGTCAATAGAATCATCTAAAAAATCTTTATTTTTTCTTTGTCGATCAGTTAATTCTTTTTCTTTTTTTGCAACATGTAAAACTCGTAAAGCAGCTTCATTTAAAGAAAGCGTATCCATAATTGTATTTAACACCCTGCTTTTATAATACATATTATAATCTGTAGGAAATGCAATTTCTTTAGGTTTGCTATAGGTCGCTTTTTCGGGGATAACCAAAACAGGACATTTCACTTTTGTGATCACATCTCCTGTATTACTACCTATAGTTTTTTCTTTAATTCCTGAAGCCCCTTTGGTTCCCATAACAATGAGATCTATATTCTTTTCCTTAACCTGTTTTCTAATTGCATCAACAAAAAAGATATATTCATTACTTGAGAAAAAGTTATGTTTTGTGTTTAGCGATAATTTTTCTATTCTTTTTAGCAATAATTGCATTTGTTCTTTATCGCTTTGTGTGCTCTTTTCTAGGACTGTTTTTTTTGAACCATAAAATGAATCTCCTCCTATCATTTCTTCAAAGGGAGAGACGTGTAATAAATAAAAATTACATTTCACCCTTTTAAAAAATGACAACGCATATGTAATGGCATTCCACGAATTTTCAGAAAAATCTGTAGGGATCAGGATGTTCTTCATTTTAAATACTTTCTAATACAACAAATGTATTAGGATGTACTCATGAAAAATATGATAAAAATCAGTTTGGGTATTTTTGTGTTTTTATTCTACCAGTTGAAGACCAGGTAAATCCAAAATTTTTATGTTGCGTCCTTCAATTTCAATTAGACCATCTTTTTTAAAACTTGATAAGGTACGTATTAAACTTTCTGTAGCAATCCCGGCAACACTAGCCAGATCATTTCGCGATATTTTTATATTATCTTTTGGTTTTTTGTTTAATACATCAGCAAATTGAAGTATGGTTTGAGCTGTTTTTTTACGTACCGAACTATAGGCCATTTGTAATAATTGCTCTTTGATTTCAGAAAGATTTTCGGTTAGTAGCTCCATTAATTCAAGAGAGATGTTTTTACTCTTTTCTAATATCTCTTTTAAATTATTTTTTGATATTCCTGCTAATTCTGAATCTTCAACTGCTGTTGCAGATTCTAGATATGGAGTATTATCTATAAATGAAGTAAACCCAAGAAAATCATCTGTTTTATATAATGTAGTGATCAATTCTTTACCATTCTCATCCATTTTATGGCTTTTAACAACTCCTTTTAGGATCAGATATATATTATTAGAATGTTCTCCTTCTTCATAGACTACTGCTCCTTTTTTAAATTCAGAAATCTCACCATGATCATCAAAAAAATTCTTAAGCTCATGTAAATTTCTAAGTCCGTTATCCTCAGAAGTGTTTGTTGTTGTAGAAAATTGTTGATCTTTAACAACCTTAGAAAGTAATGCTGATTTTGCCAAACGACTCTCGACAGCACTCAATAATTCATCTTCTTCAAAAGGTTTGGTAAGGTAATCATCAGCTCCCAGATCCATTCCTTTTCGAATCTCCTTATGTTCAGTTTTTGCAGATAAAAATATAAATGGGATGTGATTGGTATTAACATCATAAGACAATGCTTCTAGAACTCCATATCCATCAACCTCGGGCATCATAATATCGCAAATAATAATATCTGGTTTTTCTTCTTTTGCTTTGGTAATACCTACTTTTCCATTTGGGGAGGTGATTACATTATAATCAGAAAGTTCTAAAAGTTCTGCCGTATTTTCTCTAAGCGCTGTATCATCTTCAATCAAAAGAATAGTTTTCATGACTCGTGGGTATTGGTTGTATGTATGGTGACAGTAAATGTAGAACCATAATTTTCCTTACTTGTAAAAGTAATACTCCCTCCTAGGTTTTCCAAATGACTTTTCACAATATTTAGCCCAATACCAGTCCCTTGATCTAACAAGGCGTTTTCTGCTCTAAAATATCGTTTAAAAATAAAAACTTGTTCTTTTTTTGGAATCCCAATACCTTGATCGATAATCTTAAATGTAAGGATATCATCCTCAAAGCATACCTGCAAATCTATAGTAGTATGCTCTCCAGAATATTTAATGGCATTATTAATTAGATTTGTAAGTGTAAGCTCTAAAATCTTTTCATCAAACTCTATAACATAATCATCAATATCTTTAGGATAATTTATTCTTTGCCCATCTTTTAGTAACATATTAGCATTATAAACCACTTCGTTAACAACCTTACTAAGAGGAAACTGGCTATACTTATAGGTTACCTTACCTGTTTCTAAGCGCTCAATAGATAAAAAGTCATTAAGAATATTATCCAGGTACTTTACTTTATTTTTTATCGTGTCGAGATGTTTTTCTCTTTTTTCCTGTTGTTCTGTTTTGGTATATTTTCCGGCAAGTGTAGCCGAAGTAAGGATACCACTTAATGGTGTTTTAAATTCATGCGAAACAAGTGAAAGAAATTTTGTCTTTAACTCACTTAAATCTCTTTCTTTTCTTAAAGATTCTTTGGTTTGAGCTTCTGCTTCCATACGCAGTGCTACTTCTTCTTTTAATTCTTCTATCGTATGATGTAATTCTACAGTACGCTCTTCTATTTTTTGCTCTAGCTTAACATTCAGATCCTGTATTTGTTGTTCTTGTTCTTTCCTAAGCGTAATATCTATGACCAGAGCCATTACATAGTTGTTACCATAAATTGCAAATGGGTTTAAACCTGCCTCTACAGGGAATACTGTTCCATCTTTTCGTACCCCAAAAAGATCTCTCCCAGCTCCCATATGCCGTTTTTTACTATGCGCTATAAAATTGTCATAATGTTTTTCATGACCGTGATGATGTTTTTTTGGTATCAAAGTATTAAGATGTTTTCCTACTAATTCATCTGCTTCATAAGCAAAAATATGATTGGCAGATCCATTCGTTGCAACTATAATTTGATCCTCATTTACTACAATGATACCCTCTGAAATGGCCTCAGAAAGTAATTTGAAAACGTTATTGTCTTTTTCGAAAACTTTCATTCTTCAAAAGTAATCATTTTGATTTGTTACCAGAACTGATTTATGTCATAAAAAATATGACTTGATCTAATTAAATTTATATTCATTAATCGATAATTTTTTTATGATATGAATACTGCTCAAAACATAGGAATTACATTTTATCAAAACCTAGGCAAGCTATTTTATGCAATTGCTGCATCTGATAAAGTAGTTCGTAAATCAGAATACGATTCTTTAAGAAAAATCGTAAAAACAGAATGGTTAAAAGTAGATGATATTGAAGATGAATTTGGTGTAGATGCCTCTTTTCAGATCGAAATCGTTTTTGATTGGCTTGATTATGAAGAATTGAGTGCAGAAGAGTGTTTTACCCAATTCGAAACATTTTTTAAAGAGCACAAATCTCATTTTACCGATAAATTAAAACAACTCATCTGGACCACTGCTAATGCTATCGCAGGTGCATTTTCTGGTAAAAACAAATCTGAATTAATGATGCTTGGACGACTGAAATTAATTTTTGAAAAATAGTAACTAATTTATTGGTTAGCATATGGAGTTTATTGATTACTATAAAATATTGGGTGTCTCAAAAAATGCTTCAGAAAGTGATATTAAAAAGGCATATAGAAAATTAGCCAGAAAATATCACCCTGATCTAAATCCTAATGACAATGAAGCAGAAAGAAAATTT
Proteins encoded:
- the hemN gene encoding oxygen-independent coproporphyrinogen III oxidase encodes the protein MGANLIHKYNIPGPRYTSYPTVPYWDIDTFSLKKWTTSIQQSFAESNDTDGISLYIHLPFCESMCTFCGCNKRITKRHDVEEPYINTVLKEWQLYLNIFENKPRIKELHLGGGTPTFFSPENLQYLINGIFSGVERAEDCELSFEGHPNNTTREHLQALYDVGFRRVSFGVQDYNETVQRAIHRIQPFENVKYVTETAREIGFTSVGHDIIFGLPFQTQEAVVSTILKTKELLPDRLAFYSYAHVPWQKGNGQRGFNESDLPTGEQKRKQYEVGKKLLSEVGYVEIGMDHFALKNDSLYQSMENQTLHRNFMGYTASKTHAMIGLGVSAISDSWYGFAQNVKGVEEYQHLVKEGIIPVYRGHILTLEDQIIRKHILNLMCHFSTKWEDDHMYFKELPEVLQNLKELEADQLLVIDDSHIHVTEKGRPFVRNICMAFDLRLQRKIPETMLFSMTV
- a CDS encoding response regulator, encoding MKTILLIEDDTALRENTAELLELSDYNVITSPNGKVGITKAKEEKPDIIICDIMMPEVDGYGVLEALSYDVNTNHIPFIFLSAKTEHKEIRKGMDLGADDYLTKPFEEDELLSAVESRLAKSALLSKVVKDQQFSTTTNTSEDNGLRNLHELKNFFDDHGEISEFKKGAVVYEEGEHSNNIYLILKGVVKSHKMDENGKELITTLYKTDDFLGFTSFIDNTPYLESATAVEDSELAGISKNNLKEILEKSKNISLELMELLTENLSEIKEQLLQMAYSSVRKKTAQTILQFADVLNKKPKDNIKISRNDLASVAGIATESLIRTLSSFKKDGLIEIEGRNIKILDLPGLQLVE
- a CDS encoding PAS domain-containing sensor histidine kinase translates to MKVFEKDNNVFKLLSEAISEGIIVVNEDQIIVATNGSANHIFAYEADELVGKHLNTLIPKKHHHGHEKHYDNFIAHSKKRHMGAGRDLFGVRKDGTVFPVEAGLNPFAIYGNNYVMALVIDITLRKEQEQQIQDLNVKLEQKIEERTVELHHTIEELKEEVALRMEAEAQTKESLRKERDLSELKTKFLSLVSHEFKTPLSGILTSATLAGKYTKTEQQEKREKHLDTIKNKVKYLDNILNDFLSIERLETGKVTYKYSQFPLSKVVNEVVYNANMLLKDGQRINYPKDIDDYVIEFDEKILELTLTNLINNAIKYSGEHTTIDLQVCFEDDILTFKIIDQGIGIPKKEQVFIFKRYFRAENALLDQGTGIGLNIVKSHLENLGGSITFTSKENYGSTFTVTIHTTNTHES
- a CDS encoding sulfite exporter TauE/SafE family protein, with translation MLISAFILGLLGSFHCVGMCGPIAFMLPVNKSNTTQKFFQVFLYHFGRLLSYSIIGLFFGIIGKSLNLFGLQQKLSIAVGVLMIIIVLIPYQTFSKYNFSKPIYKIISKVKNALGTALKKKTPDTFLSIGFLNGFLPCGLVYMAVFGAIASGHILKGSLYMTFFGLGTIPLMTMAVYAGNFLNRKARQHIQKMIPVFVVIIGLLFIIRGLGLGIPYLSPKPITEIVSANFECH
- a CDS encoding universal stress protein, translating into MKNILIPTDFSENSWNAITYALSFFKRVKCNFYLLHVSPFEEMIGGDSFYGSKKTVLEKSTQSDKEQMQLLLKRIEKLSLNTKHNFFSSNEYIFFVDAIRKQVKEKNIDLIVMGTKGASGIKEKTIGSNTGDVITKVKCPVLVIPEKATYSKPKEIAFPTDYNMYYKSRVLNTIMDTLSLNEAALRVLHVAKKEKELTDRQRKNKDFLDDSIDEIEHSFHFLSNPNIEEAIQCFVESRDIDMITMIAKNLNFFQRILFHPTVEKISYHINIPFLVLHE